The segment ATCTGTGGGATGAATGTATTTTTGCATAATTTTTTCCATGTTAGTCATCCGGAGAATAAAGTGTTGGTGCCGCTGCCTGTATCCTTCGCTGCGGTTTCCAGCAGCCAATCCCGGAAGCAGTTCAGCGCCGGATGATCGCGCCGTTCCTTCGGCGCACACAGGAAATAGCCCCGTTGCAGCGTAATTGGCAGGTCAAACGGCGCCGTTACGCGTCCGGCGGCAATTTCGTCGCGCACCAGGCAACGCTGCAGCACGGCGACGCCGATGTCGGCGCGCACCGCCTGGATCAGGATCGAGACCTGGTCGAACGCTGTGGATAACCTTGGCGCAGCGTTGGGTACGCCGGCGGCCTGCAGCCAGTTTTGCCAGTTCGCCGGTGCGGTGGTGTGGTAGAGCAGGGGCTCGTCCAGCAGCTCCGCAGGAGACTGCCAGCGGCCGGCCTCGCGCCGTGCCCGGGCGCGGTCCGGATGGCAGACCGGCACCAATTCACGTCCCACCACATAGTCGGCCTGCAGGCCGGGCCATTTGCCGGCTTCACCCGCCAGGATGGCGGCGTCGGGGGAGGGGCCGGAGAGGTCCTCGTCGCGCTGGTACGGGACGAAGTCCAGCCGGATTTCCGGATGGCGGCGATGGAAGTCCGGCAGGCGCGGCACCAGCCAGACGCTGGCCAGCGTGGGCACGACGGACAGCGTCAGGTGGTGCCGGCGGTTGCCGGCGCGCAGGGTGGCGCTGGCATGCTCGATCGTGGCCAGCGGCTCGGCCACGGCCTCAAGCAATTTCCGGCCGGCATCTGTCAGCACCAGCCGGTGGGCATTGCGCTGTAGCAGCGGCTGCCCGAAATGCGCCTCCAGCCGCGCGATGGCGCGGCTGATGGCACCCTGGGTCACGCACAGTTCGTCCGCCGCACGCGTGAAGCTGCCCAGCCGCGCCGCGGTGGCAAAGGCGTGCAACTCAGACATCGATGGGGAATGCAGCCGCATGGCGGGGGAAGGGAGGAAGGGCGGGACGGCTGCCGGAGCGGCCGCCGCAGGATGATCTTTGGTAATGCAAACGTGCAATATAGTCGTTTGTGCCCGCCCGGTAAACGGCTGACACTCGTCCGGTTCATGCACAAAACCAACAGGAGAATCCCCGTGATCCGAGCCAGGATGTCCCGCCGCCAGCTGCTGCTGTCCGGTACCGCCGCCGCTGCCACGCTGGCCTTTGCCGGCAACGCGTTCGCGCAAGCCAATTACCCGACGCGCCCGATCCGTCTGATCGTGCCGTTCGCGGCGGGTGGCTCCACCGACCTGTCGGCGCGCCTGGTGGCAGAGTTTGCCGGCCGCGAGCTGGGCCAGTCGATCGTGGTCGAGAACAAGGGCGGCGCCGGCGGCTCGCTGGGCATGGAGCAGGTGGCCAACGCCGCGCCCGATGGCTACACCATCGGCATGGCCACGGTCAGCACGCATGGTTCCAACCCGGCGGTGTACCCGAAGCTGAAGTACGACCCGATCAAGGACTTTGCCCCGATCACCAACGTGGTGTCGATGCCGAGCGTATTCACGGTGCATCCGAGCGTGCCGGCGAAAACCATGCAGGAGTTTATTGCCTTAGCCAAGGCCAATCCGGGGAAGTATTCAGTTGCCTCGCCGGGCACAGGGACCCTCGGCCACGTAAATCTTGAGAACTTCCAGATGCTGGCGAAGATCCAGCTGCTGCATGTGCCGTACAAGGGCGCCGGCCTTGGACTCAATGACGCGGTGGCAGGGCAGGTCAATGCAATCTCGGACAACCTGGCCTCCGCGCTGCCTCACGTGAAATCGGGCCGCCTGCGCGCGCTGGCGGTGCTTGGCGCCACGCGCTCGCCGCAGTTGCCAAACGTACCCACCTATGCAGAACTGGGCTACAAGGAGATGGGCGACGGCGGTTGGTTCGGCATCGTCGCGCCCGCGAATACGCCGCCCGCCATCGTCGCCAGGCTGAACCAGGCGATCCACAAGGCCATGCAGAACCCCGAGTTCAAGCGCAAGGTGGAAGAATCCGGCGGCACGCTGGTGCCGACTACGCCGGAGCAGTTCAAGGCGCAGATCCAGCAGGCGATGGCGCGCTACGCCCGCGTGGCCAAGGCTGCCGATATCAAGCTGGACTGAGGCATGGCGGAGGCAATCAACCAAGCTGCGGTACTGCCGCCGGTCATCGTACGCCTGCCGGAAGGGGAGGCGCTGCCGCTGGTATGCGACTCGCCGCACAGCGGTACCGAGTACCCGGCTGACTTCGGTGCGGCGATCCCGGCCGCGCGCCTGCGTGGCGGCGAGGATACCCACGTCGATGCCTTGTGGGAGGCCGTGCCCGCAGCAGGTGGTACGCTGCTGGCGGCCACTTTCCCGCGGGTCTATATCGACCCGAACCGGATGCCCGACGACATCGACCCGGCCCAGCTCGACGGCACCTGGCCGACGGCATTGGCCCCGGGGCCGAAGACGCGGCTGGGCTTCGGCCTGATCTGGAGCCGGGTCGACGCCAGCACGCCGATCTATGACCGCCGCCTGTCCGTGACGGAAGTGCAGGCCCGTATAGACCGCTACTACCGGCCATACCATGCGGCGCTGGCCGAGGCCGTGGAGGGCGCCCACCAGCGCTTTGGCGCGCTCTGGCACCTGAACCTGCACTCCATGCCCAACAACGCCTACGAGCGGCTCAAGATCGCCAGCCCGCATCCGCTGGCGGACTTTGTGCTGGGCGACCGTGACGGCACCACCTGCGAGCCGGGACTGGTCGACCTGGTCGAACGGGAACTGCGCGGCATGGGTTACACGGTGGCTCGCAACGACCCGTACAAGGGCGTGCAGCTGATCGCGCAGATTGGCCGGCCGGCCGAGCGGCGCAATAGCCTGCAGATCGAAATCCGGCGGCCGCTGTATATGGACGAGGTGACGCGCGAGCGCAATGCCGGGTTCGCCACCTTGCAGCGCGATCTTGACAAGCTGACCCAGCAGGTTACGGGCTATATCCGCGCGCAGCTTTGAGGCGCTTGTTCCTCGTGAAACATCAGGCCGGGCCATGTGCCCGGCCTTTTTGTTTCACGTGGAACATAACGTCGCTTTCGAGCGACTCGCCGGGTATCGCCAACGCCATGTTTCACGTGAAACATGGTTACCATCGGAAGGCGGCTAGTCGATTGCCGCTATAATTTCGCATTCCCGTATTTTCCCGCCAGCCTCCCGGAGGAGGTGTCCCATGCTTTACCCAAAAGAATTCGACGTCATCGTCGTCGGCGGTGGCCATGCCGGCACTGAAGCTGCACTCGCCGCGGCCCGTATGGGCTGCCAGACGCTGCTGCTGACTCACAACATCGAGACGCTGGGCCAGATGAGCTGCAACCCGTCCATCGGCGGCATCGGCAAGGGGCACCTGGTCAAGGAAGTGGACGCCATGGGCGGTGCCATGGCCGCCGCCACGGACGAGTCCGGCATTCAGTTCCGCATCCTGAACTCGAGCAAGGGCCCTGCGGTGCGCGCCACGCGCGCCCAGGCTGATCGCGTGCTGTACCGCAAGGCCATCCGTACAAGGCTGGAGAACCAGCCGAACCTGATGCTGTTCCAGCAGGCGGTGGACGACCTGATGGTTGAGGGCGATCGCGTAGTCGGCGCCATGACCCAGGTGGGCATCGCCTTCCGCGCCCGCGCGGTGGTGCTGACCGCCGGTACCTTCCTGGACGGCAAGATCCACGTCGGGCTAGACAACTACACCGGCGGCCGCGCCGGCGACCCGGCAGCAGT is part of the Cupriavidus necator genome and harbors:
- a CDS encoding LysR substrate-binding domain-containing protein produces the protein MRLHSPSMSELHAFATAARLGSFTRAADELCVTQGAISRAIARLEAHFGQPLLQRNAHRLVLTDAGRKLLEAVAEPLATIEHASATLRAGNRRHHLTLSVVPTLASVWLVPRLPDFHRRHPEIRLDFVPYQRDEDLSGPSPDAAILAGEAGKWPGLQADYVVGRELVPVCHPDRARARREAGRWQSPAELLDEPLLYHTTAPANWQNWLQAAGVPNAAPRLSTAFDQVSILIQAVRADIGVAVLQRCLVRDEIAAGRVTAPFDLPITLQRGYFLCAPKERRDHPALNCFRDWLLETAAKDTGSGTNTLFSG
- a CDS encoding tripartite tricarboxylate transporter substrate binding protein BugE, giving the protein MSRRQLLLSGTAAAATLAFAGNAFAQANYPTRPIRLIVPFAAGGSTDLSARLVAEFAGRELGQSIVVENKGGAGGSLGMEQVANAAPDGYTIGMATVSTHGSNPAVYPKLKYDPIKDFAPITNVVSMPSVFTVHPSVPAKTMQEFIALAKANPGKYSVASPGTGTLGHVNLENFQMLAKIQLLHVPYKGAGLGLNDAVAGQVNAISDNLASALPHVKSGRLRALAVLGATRSPQLPNVPTYAELGYKEMGDGGWFGIVAPANTPPAIVARLNQAIHKAMQNPEFKRKVEESGGTLVPTTPEQFKAQIQQAMARYARVAKAADIKLD
- a CDS encoding N-formylglutamate amidohydrolase; this translates as MAEAINQAAVLPPVIVRLPEGEALPLVCDSPHSGTEYPADFGAAIPAARLRGGEDTHVDALWEAVPAAGGTLLAATFPRVYIDPNRMPDDIDPAQLDGTWPTALAPGPKTRLGFGLIWSRVDASTPIYDRRLSVTEVQARIDRYYRPYHAALAEAVEGAHQRFGALWHLNLHSMPNNAYERLKIASPHPLADFVLGDRDGTTCEPGLVDLVERELRGMGYTVARNDPYKGVQLIAQIGRPAERRNSLQIEIRRPLYMDEVTRERNAGFATLQRDLDKLTQQVTGYIRAQL